The following coding sequences lie in one Flagellimonas eckloniae genomic window:
- a CDS encoding DUF1287 domain-containing protein, producing the protein MKKILLLLFLSFNLCLSQTVVQNLDLVNAALELTKQQVTYDPSYFSIDYPNGDVPSDKGVCTDVVIRAYRKTGVDLQKLVHEDMKANFTNYPKIWGLTSTDKNIDHRRVPNLMTFFKHKGAEKPITDNPEDYLPGDVVCWNLGGAVTHIGIVVNKKSNNGNRNLIVHNIGSGQVLEDMLFDFKIIGHYRYSTIH; encoded by the coding sequence ATGAAAAAGATATTGTTGCTCTTATTTTTATCATTTAATCTTTGTCTTTCCCAGACTGTAGTTCAAAATCTTGATTTGGTCAATGCTGCCCTTGAACTCACAAAACAACAAGTCACCTATGACCCAAGTTATTTTTCCATTGATTATCCCAATGGAGATGTCCCCAGTGACAAAGGTGTCTGTACCGATGTTGTAATCAGGGCGTATCGAAAAACAGGAGTTGACCTTCAAAAATTAGTTCACGAGGACATGAAAGCCAACTTTACAAACTATCCGAAAATTTGGGGCCTTACCTCAACAGATAAAAATATTGACCACAGAAGAGTTCCAAATTTAATGACCTTCTTTAAACATAAAGGGGCCGAAAAACCAATTACAGATAACCCAGAAGATTACTTGCCTGGAGATGTTGTCTGCTGGAACCTTGGCGGCGCTGTTACCCATATTGGTATTGTGGTGAATAAAAAATCCAACAATGGCAACCGGAATCTAATAGTGCACAATATTGGCAGCGGGCAAGTCTTGGAAGATATGCTTTTTGATTTTAAGATTATTGGGCATTATCGCTACAGTACCATTCACTAA
- a CDS encoding antibiotic biosynthesis monooxygenase family protein encodes MKQISVINSIEVPEGFEEKAIEVRDIYIEYFKTKPGFVSSTFYRTINKENKFNFVNIVVWDSYESFQSVVNTGFKNEEGLNDDNMKVLGKGFPHPIKVSPGQFEIIRND; translated from the coding sequence ATGAAACAAATAAGTGTAATAAATTCCATAGAAGTACCTGAAGGGTTTGAAGAAAAAGCAATAGAAGTGAGGGACATTTACATTGAATATTTTAAGACCAAACCAGGATTTGTTAGCTCAACTTTTTACCGAACAATTAACAAGGAGAACAAATTCAATTTTGTCAATATAGTTGTTTGGGATTCATATGAATCGTTTCAATCCGTTGTAAATACAGGATTTAAGAACGAAGAAGGGTTAAATGATGACAATATGAAAGTCTTAGGAAAAGGCTTCCCACACCCCATAAAAGTTTCTCCGGGTCAATTTGAAATTATAAGAAACGACTAA
- a CDS encoding DUF1801 domain-containing protein translates to MKPNPQLKKFIEPYDTQIQNLTLELRNFITDLVPEANELIWDNYNAVALAYSKSEKLKDAFCHISVYSGHVNFGFNRGAELTKETVKLNGKGKLIRHISVKDSRSFPKEEIKNMIWEAVGISENLNYELTEKNSQPKSIVMSISEKKIRPNGKTSS, encoded by the coding sequence ATGAAACCGAATCCACAACTAAAAAAATTCATAGAGCCCTATGACACGCAAATTCAAAACTTAACCCTGGAATTGCGAAATTTTATTACAGATTTGGTTCCAGAAGCGAACGAATTGATTTGGGACAATTATAATGCAGTTGCTTTGGCTTACTCGAAATCGGAAAAACTTAAAGATGCTTTTTGTCATATTTCAGTTTACTCTGGGCATGTAAATTTCGGATTTAATCGTGGAGCGGAATTGACAAAGGAAACTGTAAAACTTAATGGTAAAGGAAAGTTGATAAGGCATATTTCTGTCAAGGATTCTCGGTCTTTCCCAAAAGAAGAAATAAAAAATATGATTTGGGAGGCAGTCGGAATTTCTGAAAACTTAAATTATGAGTTGACCGAAAAGAATTCTCAACCAAAAAGCATAGTTATGTCAATCTCCGAAAAGAAAATAAGACCGAACGGAAAAACCAGCAGCTAA
- a CDS encoding alpha/beta fold hydrolase produces MDCKIANTPLGDIEYSSIGKGMPILFLHGGHSSCNETLCHKGFNLEKFLLINPSRPGYGKTPINGNRTPKQAAELISELLNNLSLDNVIVYGISAGGLTAIELAANYPDKVSKLILASAISKKWLNKNEKIYKTAQIIFNPKMERITWGMVTFFSKILPKIIANSFYPQFSTYPAHELRREDIEELISAIKHYRSKRGFLNDIDQDISEDTIKKIECPSLVIHSTYDNSVSFEHAIHSKEKIQNSRLVKLDNEWGHLFWIGKESEKSIKVTIEFIEQ; encoded by the coding sequence ATGGACTGTAAAATAGCAAATACCCCACTTGGAGATATTGAATACAGTTCAATTGGAAAGGGAATGCCCATTTTATTTCTACACGGTGGACATTCAAGTTGTAATGAAACACTTTGCCACAAAGGGTTTAATTTAGAAAAATTCCTATTAATAAATCCTTCCCGACCTGGATACGGCAAAACTCCTATAAATGGAAACCGAACCCCAAAACAAGCAGCCGAATTAATATCGGAATTACTAAATAATTTATCGTTGGACAATGTCATTGTTTATGGTATTTCCGCAGGTGGACTGACCGCAATTGAACTGGCCGCTAATTATCCTGATAAAGTAAGCAAGTTGATTCTTGCATCGGCTATCTCTAAAAAATGGCTCAATAAAAACGAGAAGATCTATAAAACAGCACAAATAATTTTCAATCCGAAAATGGAAAGAATCACCTGGGGCATGGTTACATTCTTTTCCAAAATTCTCCCAAAGATCATAGCCAACAGTTTTTATCCTCAATTTTCAACGTATCCAGCACATGAACTTCGTAGAGAGGATATTGAAGAACTCATTTCGGCCATCAAACATTATCGCTCAAAAAGAGGATTTCTAAATGACATAGACCAAGATATTAGTGAAGACACGATTAAAAAGATAGAGTGCCCAAGCCTTGTAATCCATAGTACATATGACAACAGCGTTTCGTTTGAACATGCAATACATTCCAAAGAGAAAATTCAAAATTCAAGACTAGTTAAATTGGACAATGAATGGGGGCATTTATTTTGGATTGGCAAGGAATCTGAAAAATCCATAAAGGTGACAATAGAATTTATTGAACAATAA
- a CDS encoding YciI family protein, giving the protein MFIINLTYKTELEKVDQFLNDHIEFLNEQYELEHFLASGRKIPRTGGIILSNIESKSELEKIIGKDPFKKNGVADYELTEFVPSKTCDELKFLIK; this is encoded by the coding sequence ATGTTCATTATAAATCTGACTTATAAAACCGAATTGGAAAAAGTTGACCAATTTCTCAACGACCATATTGAATTTTTAAATGAACAATATGAATTGGAACATTTCCTTGCCTCCGGACGAAAAATTCCAAGAACAGGTGGAATAATCTTATCGAATATTGAATCAAAATCAGAATTAGAAAAAATAATTGGAAAAGATCCTTTCAAGAAAAACGGGGTAGCGGATTATGAACTAACTGAATTTGTGCCAAGCAAAACTTGTGACGAATTGAAATTTTTGATTAAATAA
- a CDS encoding CPBP family intramembrane glutamic endopeptidase yields MVYHLIDYKPIGDTIINYFSVIVLLVSYFYFFKLFEKREIKELSKTNLKTELFGGFLFGFLVLSFVILILYLLGYYSIDGISDLSYLLAPFSFLVLAALIEEVFFRLIIYRIIEKWIGTYLALLLISIIFTVPHLFNDNVTLLSILLLLTFGFAHSIMYTYTKRLWLPFAFHLGWNFAQPFYGSNLSGTEEEHIINSNFDGPVLLIGSEFGIEDSILSIILLLIVCIIFLRLSIRQKKIVKRSHNTM; encoded by the coding sequence ATGGTTTACCATCTTATTGATTATAAGCCAATTGGAGATACCATAATAAATTATTTCTCTGTTATTGTCCTATTAGTAAGCTACTTTTATTTTTTTAAACTATTTGAAAAAAGAGAAATTAAGGAACTTTCCAAAACAAATTTAAAAACAGAATTATTTGGTGGCTTTCTTTTCGGGTTTTTGGTTTTGTCGTTCGTTATTTTAATTCTTTATCTACTCGGCTACTATTCGATTGATGGTATTTCTGACTTATCGTATTTATTGGCCCCATTTTCGTTTTTAGTGCTAGCGGCCTTAATCGAAGAGGTTTTTTTTAGACTGATTATCTATAGAATTATAGAAAAATGGATTGGTACTTATTTGGCTTTGCTATTAATATCCATCATTTTCACAGTCCCACATTTGTTTAATGACAATGTTACCCTATTGTCCATTCTACTATTATTAACCTTTGGATTTGCGCATAGTATTATGTACACCTACACGAAAAGGTTATGGCTCCCTTTTGCATTCCATTTGGGGTGGAACTTTGCACAGCCCTTTTATGGTTCTAACCTCTCTGGAACAGAAGAAGAACATATAATCAATTCAAATTTTGATGGCCCTGTTTTATTAATAGGAAGTGAATTTGGAATAGAAGATTCTATTTTGTCCATAATATTATTGCTTATAGTATGTATTATATTTTTGAGATTATCAATTAGACAGAAGAAAATAGTAAAAAGAAGCCACAACACTATGTAG
- a CDS encoding YqjF family protein — translation MKYREILNTTGHRPWKMPTESWKFYQEWNNALFLHWQVELSELKKFVPKELEIDLFEGKPWISVVAFTMEKIRPKNLPSFPPISDFDEINIRTYVKSNNKTGVYFLSIEGGKNLSCKIAKGISGLPYRFSKINRTEKTYQSQNPEFNDSLDIEFVIGKELNEKTELDKWLTERYALFQDTNTSISEFEIHHLEWPINEVGLDTLDLKYPRFEKLIKDKPMKIHYSKGVKVIAWGKNKNAKTIHNNGYK, via the coding sequence ATGAAATATCGAGAGATATTAAATACAACTGGACACAGACCTTGGAAAATGCCGACTGAAAGTTGGAAATTTTATCAAGAGTGGAATAATGCATTATTTCTTCATTGGCAAGTGGAATTATCTGAATTGAAAAAGTTTGTTCCAAAGGAACTTGAAATTGACCTTTTTGAAGGAAAACCATGGATTTCGGTTGTTGCTTTTACAATGGAAAAGATAAGACCAAAAAACCTGCCTTCTTTTCCACCAATTTCGGATTTTGACGAAATTAATATTCGAACTTATGTAAAGTCCAATAATAAAACCGGAGTTTACTTTTTAAGCATTGAAGGCGGGAAAAATTTGTCATGTAAAATTGCAAAAGGAATTTCTGGACTTCCGTATAGGTTTTCAAAAATCAATCGGACCGAAAAAACATATCAATCCCAAAACCCAGAATTTAATGATAGCCTTGACATTGAGTTTGTAATTGGAAAGGAGCTTAACGAAAAAACGGAATTGGACAAATGGCTAACTGAAAGATATGCTCTTTTCCAAGATACGAACACGTCGATTAGCGAATTTGAGATTCATCATTTGGAATGGCCAATTAATGAAGTTGGCTTGGATACATTAGATTTGAAATATCCAAGGTTTGAAAAATTAATAAAGGATAAACCCATGAAAATTCACTATTCAAAAGGAGTAAAAGTGATAGCCTGGGGGAAAAATAAAAACGCTAAAACTATCCATAACAACGGCTATAAGTAA
- a CDS encoding S41 family peptidase, with translation MKDILISITLFFAFSFQLLGQQSVFKDSILVAELQEDYKILKEVLEEYHPGLYRYQDSTAIEKHFLDLENELNKSLSTTEFYLSLSRFTRKLKCGHTFCSYYNQPKIIQDSIFNQSDKVPFTFSLFEKQMVITKNLSGNNLLNKTQIISINEVPVSTIIDTLLTYVKGDGSNDGKRLKDLELTGLGTFEAFDIYFPLLYPPIDSVYKLEAQKTGSDESFTVEIKLISRSERLTRIEENYGKQASNYDELWSFEILDPKTAYLKLGTFVTYKMTLDWKKFLADAFEEIESKNIPNLIIDIRDNEGGDEEVNLVLANHLAKKTIELPEYKELLTYDVISDELKPYLKTWDKSFYDRTDKVIDLNNGFYTWKKENTSKKIAKNENAFSGDVFLLVNEANSSATFFLAHLLQQNKMATIIGTETGGNLKGTNGGSMFFLRLPNSKIEIDIPLIGYYPTVEQVDKGLAPDIMVKKTIEDLITEKDIELEKVFEIINK, from the coding sequence ATGAAGGACATACTAATTTCAATCACCTTATTTTTTGCTTTTAGTTTTCAATTACTAGGCCAACAATCAGTGTTTAAAGACTCGATACTAGTTGCTGAACTACAAGAGGATTACAAGATATTAAAAGAAGTGCTTGAAGAATATCACCCTGGTTTATATCGATACCAAGACAGCACGGCGATTGAAAAACATTTCCTAGACCTTGAAAATGAACTAAATAAAAGCTTATCGACTACCGAATTTTATCTTAGCTTATCACGATTTACACGTAAGCTAAAATGCGGACATACCTTCTGCAGCTATTACAACCAACCCAAAATAATTCAAGATAGCATTTTTAACCAAAGTGATAAAGTACCTTTTACGTTTTCTCTTTTTGAAAAACAGATGGTCATTACCAAGAATCTTTCGGGCAATAATTTGTTGAACAAGACTCAAATTATTTCAATTAATGAGGTACCTGTTTCTACGATTATCGATACGCTACTTACCTATGTAAAAGGTGATGGGAGCAATGATGGTAAACGATTAAAGGATTTGGAACTAACCGGTTTGGGGACCTTTGAAGCTTTTGATATTTATTTCCCACTGTTATATCCTCCTATAGATTCCGTTTACAAACTGGAAGCACAAAAAACAGGAAGTGATGAAAGCTTTACTGTTGAAATAAAACTAATTAGCAGAAGTGAAAGGCTAACCCGAATCGAAGAAAACTATGGAAAACAAGCTTCCAATTATGATGAACTTTGGTCTTTTGAAATTTTAGACCCTAAAACCGCTTATTTAAAACTGGGTACTTTCGTAACCTACAAGATGACCCTTGATTGGAAAAAGTTTTTAGCGGATGCTTTTGAAGAAATTGAATCCAAAAACATTCCTAACCTTATCATCGATATTAGAGATAATGAAGGTGGTGACGAAGAGGTAAATCTAGTATTAGCAAATCATCTTGCAAAAAAGACTATTGAGCTCCCTGAGTATAAGGAGCTACTTACTTATGATGTCATTTCTGATGAATTAAAACCATATCTTAAAACTTGGGATAAAAGCTTCTATGATAGAACTGATAAAGTAATCGATTTAAATAATGGGTTTTACACATGGAAAAAAGAGAACACCTCTAAAAAAATTGCTAAAAACGAAAATGCTTTTTCTGGTGATGTGTTCTTGTTAGTGAATGAAGCCAATAGTTCTGCCACCTTTTTTTTAGCTCACTTATTGCAGCAAAATAAAATGGCAACAATTATAGGGACCGAGACTGGAGGAAATCTAAAAGGAACAAATGGAGGAAGTATGTTCTTTTTGAGGTTACCTAACTCTAAAATAGAAATTGATATTCCTTTAATTGGGTATTATCCAACCGTTGAACAGGTTGATAAAGGGTTAGCTCCAGATATTATGGTTAAAAAAACAATTGAAGACCTAATTACAGAAAAAGATATTGAACTCGAAAAAGTATTTGAAATTATTAACAAATAA
- a CDS encoding TonB-dependent receptor family protein, with protein MKSLVSILVLLFTFQLVAQEIKKDSITRLDEVILMEDVIAKKAAGITTSSTIGPTNFEKFNPIDIASAMNQVAGVYVLSGALNTNRITIRGVGARTPFGTDKLRLYFNGIPVTNGTGSSTIEAFDFENLGAIEIIKGPKATSFGANLGGAIILNTKKKQADETILSNSFTLGSYKMLKENLSFQHGAQNFDLTFSYNHFETDGYRQNNNFDRDGFLLNSNIKLGSKGSLGLLINYIDYTAQIPSSLHQTDFDEDPTRAASNWLAAQGFEANKYTLAGISYSHNFSPKLQNTTSIFYSYLDHYEPRPFNILDEFTNGFGFRSVFEGTLENAQYTFGGELYKDEYHWSTFENLFGENNGNGSLQGEALSRNREFRRQLNLFGTFTYPLSNSFSAQVGFNLNKTNYDFRDLFNQASENTSAKRDFDAILLPSFGLRYQVKHGQLYANISRGFSNPSLEETLTPDGVINPDIAQEKGTNYELGASVYLLKKKLFFDLTAFRMNISNLLVAQRVGEDQFIGRNAGQTRHQGLELDLKYAFRIFKALQVSPYISYTLSDHSFVDFVDGDNDFSGNPLTGVPKNRISSGMDFRHPNGLQLNLTHQFVDNIPLTDANTLESDSFMVFNAKLAYTTTLSSRFSLQLNFGANNVFNTNYAQSVLINAVGFGGAQPRYFYPGNNRNFYGGIQLEYML; from the coding sequence ATGAAAAGTCTTGTTTCAATTTTAGTTTTGCTTTTTACTTTTCAGCTTGTTGCGCAGGAAATCAAAAAAGATTCCATTACCCGGTTGGATGAGGTAATTCTTATGGAAGATGTAATTGCAAAAAAAGCAGCGGGAATTACTACTTCGTCAACTATTGGCCCCACGAATTTTGAAAAATTCAATCCCATAGACATTGCCTCCGCCATGAATCAGGTTGCAGGGGTGTATGTGCTTTCGGGAGCGTTGAACACCAACCGAATTACCATTCGTGGAGTTGGGGCGAGGACACCATTTGGCACAGACAAACTCAGGTTGTATTTCAATGGTATCCCTGTTACCAATGGAACAGGGTCATCAACCATTGAGGCTTTCGATTTTGAAAATCTAGGGGCTATTGAAATCATAAAAGGACCAAAGGCCACCTCTTTTGGAGCCAATTTGGGCGGAGCCATCATCCTCAATACTAAAAAAAAGCAGGCGGATGAGACCATACTTTCCAATAGTTTTACCTTGGGGTCCTATAAAATGTTGAAGGAAAACCTTTCTTTTCAACATGGAGCGCAAAACTTTGACCTAACTTTTAGTTACAACCATTTTGAAACCGACGGATATCGGCAAAACAACAACTTTGACAGGGATGGATTTTTGTTGAATTCCAACATAAAATTGGGCTCCAAGGGCAGTTTAGGGCTACTTATAAACTATATAGACTACACCGCACAGATTCCCAGCTCCCTACATCAGACAGACTTTGATGAAGACCCTACCCGGGCCGCTTCAAATTGGTTGGCTGCACAGGGTTTTGAGGCCAATAAATATACCTTGGCGGGCATATCGTATTCCCATAATTTTAGTCCAAAACTACAGAACACTACAAGTATTTTTTATTCGTATTTAGATCATTACGAGCCCCGGCCTTTTAATATTTTGGATGAATTTACCAACGGTTTTGGTTTTAGGAGTGTCTTTGAGGGCACTTTGGAAAATGCCCAATATACTTTTGGGGGTGAACTTTATAAGGACGAATACCATTGGAGTACTTTTGAAAATTTGTTCGGTGAGAACAATGGTAATGGCAGCTTGCAAGGAGAAGCATTGAGCAGGAACAGAGAGTTTAGAAGACAGCTGAATCTTTTTGGAACTTTCACCTATCCTTTGTCAAATTCATTCTCTGCACAAGTAGGGTTTAACCTCAACAAAACCAACTACGATTTTAGGGACCTGTTCAACCAGGCAAGTGAAAATACTTCGGCAAAACGGGATTTCGATGCCATTCTTTTGCCAAGTTTTGGACTGCGCTACCAAGTAAAGCATGGGCAACTCTATGCCAATATAAGCCGTGGGTTTTCCAATCCGAGTTTGGAAGAGACCCTTACCCCAGATGGTGTCATCAATCCTGATATTGCACAGGAAAAGGGAACCAATTATGAACTAGGTGCCTCAGTGTACCTTTTAAAAAAGAAATTATTCTTTGATCTAACGGCCTTTCGAATGAACATTAGTAATCTCTTGGTGGCCCAACGTGTGGGTGAAGATCAATTTATTGGAAGAAATGCGGGCCAAACCCGCCATCAAGGTTTGGAACTGGATCTAAAATATGCGTTTCGTATTTTCAAAGCACTACAGGTCTCACCCTATATAAGTTATACGCTAAGCGACCATAGTTTTGTGGATTTTGTGGATGGCGACAATGATTTTTCCGGTAATCCGTTGACCGGTGTTCCCAAAAACCGAATCAGTTCTGGAATGGATTTTAGACATCCCAACGGGCTACAGCTGAACCTTACCCACCAATTTGTGGACAATATTCCGTTGACTGATGCCAATACTTTAGAGAGTGACTCATTCATGGTTTTTAACGCAAAACTGGCATACACGACCACATTGTCTTCCCGTTTTTCCTTGCAACTGAATTTTGGGGCAAACAATGTGTTCAACACCAACTATGCCCAAAGTGTTTTGATCAATGCCGTCGGTTTTGGTGGTGCACAGCCCCGTTATTTTTATCCTGGAAACAACAGAAACTTTTATGGAGGAATACAATTGGAGTACATGCTTTAG
- a CDS encoding GNAT family N-acetyltransferase, with the protein MKESLKISRLQKNDLNLFIDLIELLNEVFEESHTVGSKEHLEKLLAKPDFYAVAVLKNDKIIGGLTAYELKRYYNDKSELYIYDIAVKTELHNQGIGKELINFIKEYSTKNGIETIFVEAHSEDEQAIKFYESTIGKGEKVDHFNLEIKTKQNKM; encoded by the coding sequence ATGAAAGAAAGTTTAAAAATTTCAAGACTTCAAAAGAATGATTTAAACTTATTTATAGATCTTATTGAATTATTGAACGAGGTTTTTGAAGAGTCCCACACAGTAGGCTCAAAAGAGCATTTGGAGAAGTTATTGGCCAAACCAGATTTTTATGCAGTTGCGGTATTAAAGAATGATAAAATTATTGGTGGATTGACCGCGTATGAACTAAAAAGATATTATAATGACAAAAGCGAATTATATATTTATGATATAGCCGTAAAAACTGAACTTCATAACCAAGGAATAGGAAAAGAATTAATTAACTTCATAAAAGAGTATTCCACAAAGAATGGAATTGAAACAATTTTTGTTGAGGCACATTCTGAAGATGAGCAGGCTATTAAATTTTACGAATCTACCATAGGTAAAGGTGAAAAGGTTGACCATTTCAATCTTGAAATAAAAACCAAACAAAATAAGATGTAA
- a CDS encoding glycosyl hydrolase family 95 catalytic domain-containing protein, with translation MRKILFILLFISSSIIIAQNDEWHISTNDNSDYTGIAIANGRIGMLSSSKPLKIKHIVLNNVYDVDPNLKVSQVLHGMNFGNLDMFIDGEKIAEENITNWQQTMDMKDAALTTSFDYKDKATVSCTVYALRNLQYTGYIDIRVEALKEVDVKVTGKILTPKEYQTPKNTFQILKDVETTMPILQSVAKSPFGKHLVSTSGTFIWHHINSSREHQRPELKHQIISEYENTLSFDYNIKKNQNLNFAWTGAQCTTKNFSDPKSESERMVIFNLLNSKDVLLAGHKALWDELWQGDIIIEGDLQSQQDVRLALYHLYAFGRGDSDLSIAPMGLSLQTPYNGHIFWDTELWMFPPLLLLNQDIARSLVNYRSDRLEPAKKRAINYGYKGAMFPWESDDTGEEATPPFALTGPFEHHITADIGIAFWNYYRVTQNKKWLSEKGYPLMKEVADFWVSRVTANNNGSYSINNVVGANEFAPNVNDNAFTNGAAITALQFATKAANEIGIAPNPEWQLVSENINILKFEDGTSKEHENYNGEIIKQADVNLLSFPLNIVADKETIVKDLKYYEPKLSKEGPAMGKSIFSILYARQGDVDNAYRLFKESYVPNQQAPFGALSEVATSNFSYFATGAGGMLQSVLFGFGGLEFTDKGIVQKDPILPKQWKSLTIKGIGTDNKIYRIDR, from the coding sequence ATGAGAAAAATACTTTTCATATTATTATTTATTTCAAGTTCAATAATAATCGCTCAAAATGACGAATGGCACATAAGCACGAATGACAATTCTGATTATACCGGAATTGCTATTGCAAATGGTAGAATTGGAATGTTATCATCTTCAAAACCTCTAAAAATAAAGCACATTGTACTAAACAATGTTTATGATGTTGACCCTAACCTCAAAGTAAGTCAAGTTCTTCACGGCATGAATTTTGGAAACCTTGACATGTTTATTGACGGAGAAAAAATTGCAGAAGAAAATATCACCAATTGGCAGCAAACTATGGATATGAAAGATGCCGCTTTAACCACAAGTTTCGACTATAAAGATAAAGCGACAGTTTCTTGTACAGTTTATGCTCTCCGCAATTTACAGTATACAGGATATATAGATATTCGTGTTGAAGCTTTAAAGGAAGTTGATGTAAAAGTTACAGGAAAAATACTAACCCCAAAAGAGTATCAGACCCCAAAAAATACATTTCAAATATTAAAAGATGTGGAAACAACAATGCCAATCTTGCAATCTGTTGCGAAAAGTCCATTTGGAAAACATCTTGTAAGCACATCTGGAACATTCATATGGCATCACATAAACTCCTCCAGAGAACACCAAAGACCTGAATTGAAGCATCAAATCATTTCAGAATATGAAAACACATTATCCTTTGATTACAACATCAAGAAAAATCAGAATCTAAATTTTGCTTGGACCGGTGCTCAATGCACTACCAAAAATTTCTCTGACCCAAAATCAGAATCAGAACGAATGGTAATTTTCAATTTACTGAATTCAAAAGATGTTCTTTTAGCGGGTCATAAAGCTTTATGGGATGAACTTTGGCAAGGAGATATAATTATTGAAGGTGATTTACAATCGCAACAAGATGTACGTTTAGCATTGTACCATTTGTATGCATTTGGTCGCGGAGATTCAGACTTAAGCATTGCTCCAATGGGACTCTCATTACAAACTCCTTATAATGGACATATCTTTTGGGATACAGAATTATGGATGTTTCCACCCTTGCTCTTGCTTAATCAAGACATTGCCCGTTCTTTGGTAAATTATCGTTCTGACAGATTAGAACCTGCTAAGAAACGAGCAATCAATTATGGTTATAAAGGTGCTATGTTTCCTTGGGAGAGTGATGATACTGGAGAAGAGGCTACCCCTCCTTTTGCTCTTACTGGCCCATTTGAACATCACATAACAGCTGATATTGGAATTGCATTTTGGAATTATTACCGCGTCACCCAAAATAAAAAATGGTTGTCCGAAAAAGGATATCCTTTAATGAAGGAAGTAGCGGATTTTTGGGTAAGTCGTGTAACCGCTAACAATAATGGCAGTTACTCCATTAATAATGTTGTTGGTGCAAATGAATTTGCGCCTAATGTAAATGACAATGCTTTTACCAATGGAGCTGCAATTACTGCGCTACAATTTGCAACCAAAGCCGCCAATGAAATTGGTATTGCACCAAACCCAGAGTGGCAGTTGGTATCGGAAAATATTAATATACTGAAATTTGAAGATGGTACGAGTAAAGAGCACGAAAATTACAATGGAGAAATAATTAAACAAGCGGATGTAAATTTACTTTCATTTCCCTTAAATATTGTGGCTGATAAAGAAACAATAGTAAAGGATTTGAAATATTATGAACCAAAATTATCAAAAGAGGGTCCTGCAATGGGTAAATCCATTTTTTCAATTTTGTATGCCAGACAAGGCGATGTAGATAATGCGTACCGACTTTTCAAGGAAAGCTATGTCCCCAACCAACAAGCTCCTTTTGGTGCTTTATCAGAAGTGGCGACATCGAACTTTTCATATTTTGCGACTGGTGCCGGTGGAATGTTACAAAGTGTGCTTTTTGGTTTTGGTGGACTGGAGTTTACCGATAAAGGAATAGTTCAAAAAGATCCTATTCTTCCAAAACAATGGAAATCCCTTACCATAAAAGGTATTGGAACAGATAATAAAATCTACAGAATTGATAGATGA
- a CDS encoding DUF5946 family protein, translating into MEEYKPCFSCGAKALNFEGNCHEYMLSSPGCYEMFTEVLEKEYSDFRYSKAHHYTVDAYATQHPGDVTNQKAINSVGIHLVSLYFLFEKSMNLDSAAELKMAFAQFNKTHKMVQPLQKLEKFNGLTIFDIWDNEKPEHHFELSKIWAKSSWDAWAKERITIEKWALHFLEETGFNIKY; encoded by the coding sequence ATGGAAGAGTATAAACCCTGTTTTTCTTGTGGTGCAAAGGCTTTAAATTTTGAAGGGAATTGTCACGAGTACATGCTTTCTTCTCCAGGCTGTTACGAAATGTTTACTGAAGTTTTGGAAAAGGAATATTCTGATTTTAGATATTCAAAAGCCCATCACTATACTGTTGATGCTTATGCAACCCAACATCCAGGAGATGTAACAAATCAAAAGGCAATCAACTCGGTAGGTATTCATTTAGTGAGTTTATATTTCTTATTTGAGAAAAGTATGAATTTGGATTCAGCAGCCGAGTTAAAAATGGCATTTGCCCAATTCAACAAAACCCATAAAATGGTGCAGCCGTTACAAAAGCTAGAAAAATTTAATGGCCTGACCATTTTCGATATTTGGGATAATGAAAAACCAGAACATCATTTTGAACTGTCCAAAATATGGGCAAAAAGTTCGTGGGATGCTTGGGCAAAAGAAAGAATAACCATAGAAAAATGGGCTTTACACTTCCTAGAAGAAACGGGATTCAATATAAAATACTAG